A stretch of Fusarium fujikuroi IMI 58289 draft genome, chromosome FFUJ_chr10 DNA encodes these proteins:
- a CDS encoding probable beta-glucosidase 1 precursor, giving the protein MTLAKVAFTLANLVAVGSAAKNVADGFVAAPYYPAPYGGWDETWADSYARAKKMVDSMTLAEKTNITAGTGLFMGYDSLPCNGNTGSAHRVGFPQLCLNDAANGVRLADNVTAFPDGITAGATFDKKLMYERGVAIGKEARGKGVNVWLGPSVGPIGRKPKGGRNWEGFGADPSLQGIGARETIKGVQEQGVIATVKHLIGNEQEMYRRQTTDLVSPAYSANIDDRTMHELYLWPFAEAVKVGVGATMTAYNRVNGTISSEHSYLINALLKEELGFQGFVMTDWLSQITGVQSAIAGMDMSMPGDTIIPLFGNSLWMYELTRSALNGSVPMSRLNDMATRIVATWYQFEQDKDFPSVNFDTNTYDRVGPLYPAAWPNSPSGVVNQFVQVQDDHDEIARQIAQDAITLLKNDEKLLPLSTKSSLKVFGTGAQTNPDGANACVDRSCNKGTLGQGWGSGTVDYMYLDDPIGAIKKEAADVTFYNTDKFPSVPSPSDDDVAIVFVTSDAGENQYTVEGNNGDRNADKLNVWHNGDALIKATAAKYKNVVVVIHTVGPVLVDQWIDLPSVKSVLIAHLPGQEAGKSLTNILFGDASPCGHLPYSITKKEDDMPESVTKLIDSGFIDAPQDTYSEGLFIDYRWLNKENIQPRYAFGHGLSYTNFTYTNATIKRGIQLSQYPPKRPAKGKVLDYSQDIPDYKEAVKPSSFKTIWRYLYSWLSESDAKSAAAKAETSKYPYPDGYSTAQKTALPKAGGVSGGNPALWDEAYTLSVVVTNAGSKFSGKASVQAYVQFPSVAGYETPVIQLRDFEKTKVLEPGSSETVQLTLTRKDLSVWDVEAQDWLVLDGEFKIWLGSASDKLDAVCFTDDLGCEHDVKGPVSYD; this is encoded by the exons ATGACTCTCGCTAAGGTTGCTTTCACCCTAGCCAACTTGGTGGCCGTGGGTTCAGCCGCGAAGAATGTCGCCGATGGGTTTGTTGCTGCACCATACTATCCCGCTCCTTATGGAGGATGGGATGAAACATGGGCAGATAGCTATGCCAGAGCCAAGAAGATGGTCGACTCTATGACGTTGGCTGAAAAGACCAACATCACAGCTGGTACTGGTCTCTTCATGG GGTACGATTCTTT ACCTTGCAATGGTAACACCGGATCAGCTCATCGCGTTGGCTTCCCTCAGCTCTGTCTCAACGACGCTGCCAATGGCGTTCGACTAGCCGACAACGTAACTGCTTTCCCAGATGGCATCACAGCCGGTGCAACCTttgacaagaagctcatgtATGAACGCGGTGTAGCAATCGGAAAGGAAGCACGCGGTAAGGGCGTCAACGTCTGGCTTGGTCCGTCCGTTGGTCCTATCGGGCGTAAGCCAAAGGGCGGACGCAACTGGGAAGGCTTTGGAGCAGACCCATCGCTACAAGGTATTGGCGCACGAGAGACTATCAAAGGTGTCCAGGAGCAGGGAGTCATTGCTACGGTCAAGCATCTTATTGGAAATGAGCAGGAGATGTATCGACGACAAACTACTGATCTTGTATCTCCTGCATACTCGGCAAACATTG ATGATCGAACTATGCATGAGTTGTATCTCTGGCCTTTTGCGGAGGCAGTGAAAGTCGGAGTAGGAGCGACAATGACAGCTTACAACCGA GTCAACGGCACTATATCCAGCGAGCACTCATATCTCATCAACGCCTTGTTGAAAGAGGAGCTGGGCTTCCAAGGCTTCGTCATGACAGACTGGCTCTCTCAGATCACTGGCGTGCAATCAGCCATTGCGGGAATGGACATGAGCATGCCTGGTGATACTATCATCCCTCTCTTTGGCAATTCTCTATGGATGTACGAGCTAACCCGCTCGGCACTCAATGGCTCGGTTCCCATGTCGAGACTGAACGATATGGCGACTCGCATCGTGGCAACCTGGTATCAGTTCGAACAAGACAAGGACTTTCCCTCTGTCAACTTTGACACCAACACATACGACAGAGTCGGTCCTCTGTATCCAGCAGCATGGCCTAACTCGCCCTCGGGAGTCGTCAACCAGTTTGTTCAAGTCCAGGAcgatcatgatgagatcgcCCGACAGATCGCCCAAGACGCCATcactctcctcaagaacgaCGAAAAACTACTTCCACTAAGCACCAAGAGCTCACTCAAGGTCTTTGGCACTGGTGCACAAACCAACCCCGATGGCGCCAATGCTTGCGTCGATCGAAGCTGCAACAAAGGCACGCTAGGTCAAGGTTGGGGATCGGGTACAGTCGACTACATGTATCTCGACGATCCCATCGGCgctatcaagaaggaggccgcGGACGTGACATTCTACAACACTGACAAGTTTCCATCTGTTCCGAGCCCTTCCGACGACGATGTCGCCATTGTTTTCGTCACTTCTGATGCGGGTGAAAATCAGTACACGGTTGAGGGTAACAACGGTGATCGGAATGCGGACAAATTGAACGTTTGGCATAACGGCGATGCACTTATCAAAGCTACCGCCGCCAAGTACAAGAATGTTGTGGTCGTCATTCACACTGTCGGGCCTGTCCTCGTCGACCAATGGATTGACCTTCCATCGGTCAAGTCAGTCCTGATCGCTCATCTTCCAGGACAAGAGGCTGGAAAGTCTCTGACCAACATCTTGTTTGGCGATGCGTCGCCTTGCGGCCACTTACCCTATTCCATTACTAAGAAGGAGGACGATATGCCTGAGAGtgtcaccaagctcatcgacTCGGGCTTCATCGATGCGCCGCAAGATACTTACAGTGAAGGACTGTTCATCGACTATCGCTGGCTCAACAAGGAAAATATTCAACCTCGGTATGCGTTTGGCCATGGACTGAGCTACACCAACTTCACGTACACGAATGCGACCATCAAGAGAGGCATCCAGCTAAGCCAGTATCCTCCCAAGCGACCCGCAAAAGGAAAGGTTCTGGATTATTCGCAAGACATTCCAGACTACAAAGAAGCGGTTAAACCCAGCAGCTTTAAAACCATCTGGCGCTACCTATACTCTTGGCTCTCCGAATCCGACGCAAAGTCCGCGGCCGCCAAAGCCGAGACGTCGAAATACCCTTACCCAGACGGCTACTCCACCGCGCAGAAGACGGCTCTCCCCAAGGCGGGCGGTGTTTCAGGCGGCAACCCTGCTCTCTGGGACGAAGCTTATACTCTGTCGGTGGTGGTGACTAACGCAGGTTCCAAATTCTCCGGCAAAGCTTCTGTGCAGGCCTACGTCCAATTTCCGAGCGTTGCCGGATACGAGACTCCCGTCATCCAGCTGCGCGACtttgagaagaccaaggtttTGGAGCCTGGCTCGAGTGAGACGGTGCAATTGACCTTGACCAGGAAGGACTTGAGCGTCTGGGATGTCGAGGCTCAGGACTggcttgtccttgatggGGAGTTTAAGATTTGGCTGGGGTCTGCGAGCGATAAGTTGGACGCTGTCTGCTTCACTGACGATTTGGGCTGCGAGCACGACGTCAAGGGACCAGTATCATACGATTAG
- a CDS encoding related to aflatoxin efflux pump AFLT, which produces MNPREPVHEKDTKPPVNASMKAGNKEKPDAPANLEAGVHQDETVEGESVHGEDIYLHGLPLVLMTLSLMVGVLMIALDNSIIATAIPKITSKFDSLGDVAWYASAYLLTQMSFQPTFGKIYTFFNLKWVYLISSIIFEGGSILCAAAPSSAAFIIGRAIAGIGAAGIFCGAMIIISKIVEMRKRPLLLAIISSMYGIASVIGPSLGGVFTHSKQLTWRFCFWINLPLGAVMALIICFYYPLSLGEAPDSDHSLKEKILGLGLKSALILAGALVCLFLALQWGGTKHPWSDSRVWGCLVGFGLLLTLFVFIQIRQGEAALIRPRIISQRSVFLGCLFSALYQGAMTTQSYHLPFYFQAVKGVDPQTSGVDILPHGVTVTIATLITGSIITWLGYYVPFMWAGSAIFTTGAGLLYTISQNTPTARWFGYEVLAGAGFGIAIQIPIFAVQVVLSAGDIPLGTVLIILSQALGGSVGLSISQNVFQNSLRQRLKTIADIDIQAVIAAGGTDLEHVVSADSLAYVRDAFRYGISNAFLVSTALGGIAFLASIGMERRKIKSKKEGGE; this is translated from the exons ATGAATCCTCGAGAGCCAGT ACACGAGAAGGACACTAAACCTCCAGTCAATGCTTCTATGAAGGCCGGAAATAAGGAGAAACCGGATGCGCCGGCGAATCTCGAGGCAGGTGTACATCAAGATGAGACTGTTGAGGGGGAATCGGTACACGGAGAAGATATCTACCTTCATGGATTACCCTTGGTACTGATGACACTTTCACTGATGGTCGGTGTATTGATGATTGCTCTGGATAATAGCATCATTG CTACTGCTATACCAAAGATTACGAGCAAATTCGACAGTCTCGGTGACGTTG CCTGGTATGCATCGGCCTATCTCCTCACCCAAATGTCCTTCCAACCTACCTTCGGCAAGATATATACCTTCTTCAATCTCAAATGGGTATACCTGATCTCGTCCATAATCTTCGAAGGGGGCTCTATTCTTTGCGCTGCAGCACCGAGTTCAGCAGCCTTCATTATCGGTAGAGCCATTGCTGGAATCGGTGCAGCGGGTATCTTCTGCGGCGCCATGATCATCATTTCCAAGATTGTGGAGATGAGAAAAAGACCGTTGCTGTTGGCCATAATATCCAGTATGTATGGTATTGCTTCAGTCATTGGCCCTTCACTTGGTGGTGTCTTCACTCATTCTAAACAACTCACTTGGAGATTCTGTTTCTGGATCAACTTGC CTCTGGGTGCCGTAATGGCTCTTATAATCTGTTTTTACTATCCTCTCTCACTCGGTGAAGCTCCAGATAGCGACCATAGTCTCAAGGAAAAGATACTTGGCCTCGGCCTCAAAAGCGCATTGATTCTTGCAGGAGCTCTGGTATGCCTCTTCCTTGCTCTTCAATGGGGAGGCACCAAACATCCTTGGTCCGATTCACGTGTATGGGGCTGTTTGGTTGGCTTTGGTCTTCTTCTGACACTGTTCGTGTTCATTCAAATacgacaaggagaagc CGCCTTGATTCGCCCTCGCATCATCTCACAGAGATCCGTCTTCCTAGGATGTCTGTTCTCTGCGTTGTATCAGGGAGCTATGACCACGCAGAGTTACCATCTGCCGTTCTATTTCCAGGCTGTCAAAGGAGTGGACCCCCAAACATCCGGTGTTGACATTCTTCCTCACGGGGTTACCGTCACGATAGCTACTCTTATTACCGGCTCTATTATCACTTGGCTAGGATACTACGTACCGTTCATGTGGGCCGGCTCAGCCATTTTCACAACTGGTGCAGGTCTGCTGTACACGATCTCGCAAAACACCCCAACAGCGCGATGGTTCGGCTATGAAGTTCTAGCTGGGGCTGGCTTTGGTATAGCGATCCAAATCCCAATCTTCGCTGTACAAGTCGTATTAAGTGCAGGTGACATTCCCCTGGGAACAGTGCTGATCATCCTATCCCAAGCCCTGGGAGGTTCAGTGGGTCTGTCCATCTCCCAAAACGTCTTCCAGAACTCTCTCCGCCAAAGGCTAAAGACAATAGCCGACATTGACATACAAGCCGTTATCGCAGCGGGCGGGACTGATTTGGAACATGTCGTGTCGGCTGACTCTCTCGCCTACGTCAGAGATGCGTTTAGGTATGGCATCTCAAATGCCTTCCTTGTATCGACGGCACTTGGCGGCATCGCTTTTTTGGCAAGTATCGGAATGGAGCGAAGAAAGATCAAGTCAAAGAAGGAAGGAGGTGAATAA
- a CDS encoding related to dienelactone hydrolase and related enzymes, protein MNINIPNLIKSAVPEAEGRNVQIISDNRTNHRDQNFLSGDFPRNPPKLYITGENDDFDEVTLAEWRDEGFDVEYISMESCGDGYLKKIKSLSRENLGPCEKFGIVAYDDAAAICLEHFHILDNNPEFKLGLLIAYYPTRIPDTNGKFPSSISALVHLAAGEEVGVVKQSQMVGIQGKKRVRRTKIQSGMGTGGKLDLAYPSYTYEAEPGFAEHDLDEYDAVSAELAWSRSLAAARKVFGINPDLELVLEHNLQSKFFSKNLGKALSTFTTHKTPHVTYMPTLTGATGAAELKRFYSESFTTPPSLKITLLSRTIGVDRVVDEMHVQFKHTEQVQWMLPGVPPTNKKIEILMVSIVAVRGGRLYQEHVYWDQASVLVQAGLLDPKLLPQSAKDLGLQKLPVVGRRAARRVLKNRDASDDEGEADNELIPGWNKQESEGSKNNQK, encoded by the exons ATGAACATCAACATTCCAAATCTCATCAAATCCGCCGTCCCAGAGGCTGAGGGGCGCAACGTCCAGATCATCTCAGACAACAGGACCAATCACAGAGACCAGAACTTTCTCTCGGGCGATTTCCCACGCAATCCACCAAAACTTTACATAACCGGTGAAAATGACGATTTTGACGAGGTCACTCTAGCGGAGTGGAGAGATGAGGGGTTTGATGTAGAGTATATCTCAATGGAGAGCTGCGGTGATGGATatctgaagaagatcaagtcgTTGAGCAGGGAAAACTTGGGTCCCTGTGAAAAGTTTGGAATCGTCG CCTACGATGACGCAGCAGCTATTTGTCTCGAGCACTTTCACATTCTCGACAACAACCCTGAATTCAAGCTCGGCCTTCTCATCGCCTACTACCCAACCCGCATTCCTGACACCAATGGAAAATTCCCCAGCAGTATTAGCGCCCTTGTTCATCTAGCAGCAGGCGAAGAAGTCGGTGTTGTCAAGCAATCTCAAATGGTGGGTATCCAAGGCAAGAAACGCGTGAGACGCACCAAGATCCAGAGCGGCATGGGCACTGGCGGAAAGCTTGACCTCGCGTATCCTAGTTACACATATGAAGCTGAGCCTGGCTTTGCCGAGCATGATCTGGATGAGTATGATGCTGTTTCGGCGGAGCTGGCTTGGAGTCGAAGTTTGGCTGCGGCTAGGAAGGTGTTTGGCATCAACCCGGATCTAGAGCTTGTTCTCGAGCATAACTTGCAGA GTAAATTCTTTTCTAAGAACCTCGGCAAAGCATTATCGACTTTCACCACGCACAAGACCCCTCACGTCACTTACATGCCAACTCTAACCGGTGCAACTGGCGCAGCTGAGCTGAAGCGCTTCTACTCCGAATCATTCACAACTCCGCCCTCACTCAAGATCACATTATTATCACGTACTATCGGAGTTGATCGCGTTGTCGACGAAATGCACGTTCAGTTCAAACATACCGAGCAAGTCCAGTGGATGCTCCCAGGAGTTCCACCTACgaacaagaagattgagattCTCATGGTGAGCATCGTTGCAGTCAGAGGTGGAAGACTGTACCAGGAGCATGTCTACTGGGATCAGGCCAGCGTGTTAGTCCAAGCAGGGCTTCTCGATCCCAAACTACTGCCGCAGTCGGCAAAGGATCTTGGTCTTCAGAAGCTTCCGGTAGTAGGACGACGAGCGGCGAGGAGAGTGTTGAAGAACAGGGATGCGAGTGACGATGAGGGGGAGGCGGACAATGAACTGATTCCGGGATGGAACAAGCAAGAGAGCGAGGGTAGCAAGAACAACCAAAAGTAA
- a CDS encoding related to nicotinamide mononucleotide permease, with translation MSHHQPAVVPSSGVSDSPSDNGSLKGKSKAENDGYPSDSVPPTAPALAAQQGQRMEAAMGDAILRFLRIRKPRRNDTYDLDAVATQPSIWDSPDIERYKELYIHPQWENWSAFDPNFRWTWREENAVRHKVDWKIMVWMCIMFAALNIDRNNIQNAVSDNMLDDLGITHADYNIGQTISRVGFLVAELPSQLISKRIGPDMWIPIQLCIFSLISAMQFFLKGRASFLATRYLIATFQGGFIPDTILYLSYWYTGTRLGSGCLRNSAVDIGVGFAAVGMLSMRGMLGYEGWRWLFLIEGAFTFLIGVASFFLMPQSPARTKSWWNPKGYFTEHEQKIIVNSVIRDDPQKGGMYNRQGLTVRQIWECTKDYDMWPLYALGLLFGLPKYPVNQYLTLSFRGLGFNVIESNLLSIPYIVGSCITMLAITAFSELVNNRSFVSMAEDAWLLPCFVALIALPDPIGPWAYFAISTVLLSFPYTHPIQVAWTSRNAGSVQNRTVSASLYNMWVQVSGMIGANIYQPSDSPRYFKANTGLLVICVWMCLIQYPGTFFYYRWRNNQKAKKWDAMTPEEQHHYRTTTTDKGNKRLDFRFAT, from the exons ATGTCGCATCATCAACCTGCCGTCGTCCCGTCGTCGGGAGTATCAGACTCTCCTTCTGACAACGGAAGTCTCAAAGGGAAAAGCAAAGCGGAAAACGATGGATATCCAAGCGACTCAGTGCCTCCGACCGCACCGGCCCTGGCTGCTCAGCAGGGGCAGCGCATGGAAGCGGCGATGGGAGATGCGATCCTACGATTTCTGCGAATAAGAAAGCCTCGAAGGAACGACACCTACGATCTCGATGCG GTCGCGACGCAGCCGAGTATCTGGGACTCTCCCGACATCGAACGATATAAAGAACTGTATATCCACCCGCAGTGGGAGAATTGGTCGGCTTTTGATCCCAACTTCCGCTGGACATGGCGTGAAGAGAATGCTGTTCGCCACAAGGTCGACTGGAAGATCATG GTTTGGATGTGTATCATGTTTGCAGCATTGAACATTGATAGGAATAACATCCAGAACGCAGTGTCGGACAACATGCTTGATGATTTGGGCATTACACACGCCGACTAC AATATTGGACAAACCATCTCTCGAGTTGGCTTCCTTGTTGCTGAGTTGCCCTCGCAGCTGATCTCAAAGCG AATTGGTCCAGATATGTGGATTCCTATCCAGCTTTGTATCTTCAGCCTTATCTCGGCGATGCAGTTCTTTTTGAAGGGCCGTGCATCATTCCTTGCTACAAGATATCTCAT TGCAACATTCCAAGGCGGCTTCATCCC CGACACGATTCTTTACCTCAGCTACTGGTACACTGGCACAAGA CTTGGTTCTGGATGTCTTCGCAACTCGGCAG TCGATATCGGAGTTGGTTTTGCAGCTGTTGGTATGCTCTCAATGCGTGGAATGCTTGGATACGAAGGTTGGAGAtggctcttcctcatcgaaGGAGCCTTCACCT TCCTGATCGGTGTCGCATCCTTCTTCCTGATGCCTCAATCACCCGCTAGAACAAAGAGCTGGTGGAATCCGAAGGGTTACTTCACCGAACATGAACAGAAGATCATCGTCAATTCTG TTATTCGCGATGATCCCCAGAAGGGAGGCATGTACAACCGACAAGGTCTGACCGTCCGTCAAATCTGGGAATGCACCAAAGACTACGATATGTGGCCTCTCTACGCTCTAGGCCTTCTCTTCGGCCTCCCCAAGTACCCGGTCAACCAATATCTTACGTTATCCTTCCGTGGACTGGGTTTCAACGTCATCGAGTCCAACCTTTTGTCCATTCCATATATCGTTGGCTCTTGCATCACAATGCTTGCGATCACAGCGTTCAGTGAACTCGTCAACAACCGAAGCTTTGTCTCAATGGCGGAGGATGCTTGGTTGCTCCCATGCTTCGTGGCACTCATTGCGTTGCCTGACCCGATCGGGCCTTGGGCTTACTTTGCCATCTCGACCGTACTTCTGTCTTTTCCATA CACCCATCCCATTCAAGTCGCGTGGACGAGCAGAAATGCAGGATCGGtacagaacagaacagtcTCAGCATC ACTTTACAATATGTGGGTTCAAGTCAGTGGAATGATCGGAGCAAACA TCTATCAACCAAGCGACTCGCCACGATACTTCAAAGCCAATACAGGTCTACTCGTCATTTGTGTATGGATGTGT CTCATTCAATATCCCGGAACCTTCTTTTACTATCGGTGGAGAAACAaccagaaggccaagaaatgGGACGCCATGACCCCAGAGGAGCAGCATCATTACAGGACTACCACGACCGATAAGGGCAATAAGCG ACTCGACTTTCGTTTCGCGACTTAG
- a CDS encoding related to 4-coumarate--CoA ligase: MALHSRWSKPIPKCSLQQWVFGSASEPMEEGDKPILIDADRPDTHFLTKEQFRLLSKQVALGLMKAGLKPGNRVLMFSSNNIYFPCVFLGILMSGAMFTGANPGFTPRELAYQLKNSESTHMFVVANQLPTALEAAETVGLPKENIFVIDPSVLPPVGTTPTAASITKDGLRMWTDLVADNQAQAKKWEWTEPADPETAGCCLNYSSGTTGVPKGVEITHTSYVANGLGVVLISDLEPDPELQKRTKGLAFLPMYHAYAQTYFISIYPHLNIPAYIMPAFDFEKMLQHIQRFRITSLLCVPPILVYLSKHPLVKKYDITSVERLGSGAAPLSKEVATSVERLWADGSVNVKQGWGMTEVTCTSMTWDPRVVCDPSAVGELAPNYSARLMHLDGKTPVTKPGERGELWVTGPTLMKGYWKNPSATASTIHVDENGTRWLKTGDIAFVESFEPGAIFHIVDRIKELIKVKGNQVAPAELEAVLLDHPEIADAAVVGVPYEGDEVPRAYLVKVPGSQITEKQIIDWMEARVAKYKRLKGGVSFVDMIPKNPSGKILRRELREKAKEELDPNRAPSSRL, from the exons ATGGCTCTTCATTCACGATGGTCTAAGCCCATCCCAAAATGCTCCCTGCAGCAATGGGTCTTTGGTTCAGCCTCTGAGCCCATGGAAGAGGGCGATAAGCCCATCCTCATCGATGCAGATCGTCCAGACACGCACTTTCTCACAAAGGAGCAATTCCGACTTCTCTCCAAACAAGTCGCCCTTGGTCTCATGAAAGCCGGTCTAAAGCCAGGAAACAGAGTGCTGATGTTTTCCTCCAACAACATCTACTTCCCATGCGTCTTCCTCGGTATCTTGATGAGCGGTGCAATGTTCACTGGCGCCAATCCCGGATTCACACCACGAGAGCTTGCGTATCAACTCAAAAACTCTGAGAGCACGCATATGTTTGTTGTTGCGAACCAACTACCTACCGCTttggaggctgctgagaCGGTCGGCCTTCCAAAGGAGAACATCTTTGTTATCGATCCGTCTGTGCTCCCGCCTGTTGGAACAACACCAACTGCAGCCTCGATCACGAAAGATGGTCTTCGCATGTGGACTGATCTTGTAGCCGATAACCAAGCACAGGCTAAGAAATGGGAATGGACAGAACCCGCAGATCCAGAGACAGCAGGTTGCTGCCTCAACTACAGCAGCGGCACAACGGGCGTTCCAAAAGGCGTTGAGATCACTCACACCTCATACGTTGCCAACGGCTTAGGTGTTGTCCTTATCTCAGACCTAGAGCCTGATCCCGAGCTTCAAAAGCGCACCAAGGGCCTCGCCTTTCTCCCCATGTATCACGCATACGCGCAAACATATTTCATATCCATCTATCCCCATCTTAACATCCCTGCATACATCATGCCCGCCTTTGACTTCGAGAAGATGCTACAGCACATCCAGCGCTTCCGCATCACAAGCCTCCTCTGTGTCCCTCCCATTCTGGTCTACCTGTCAAAGCATCCTCTTGTCAAGAAATACGACATCACCAGTGTCGAGCGCCTCGGATCTGGCGCTGCACCTTTGAGTAAAGAAGTTGCCACGAGTGTTGAGAGGCTGTGGGCTGATGGAAGCGTCAACGTCAAGCAAGGTTGGGGTATGACAGAGGTTACCTGCACCAGTATGACTTGGGACCCTCGGGTTGTGTGCGATCCTTCTGCGGTCGGAGAATTGGCGCCGAACTACTCGGCAAGGCTCATGCATTTGGATGGCAAGACTCCGGTGACGAAGCCCGGTGAGCGAGGTGAGCTTTGGGTCACGGGACCTACTCTGATGAAGGGTTATTGGAAGAATCCCAGTGCCACAGCTTCAACAATCCacgttgatgagaatggcacGAGGTGGTTGAAGACGGGCGACATCGCATTCGTCGAGTCCTTCGAACCCGGAGCCATCTTCCATATCGTCGATCGAATCAAGGAGTTGATCAAAGTCAAGGGCAACCAGGTTGCGCCAGCAGAACTGGAAGCCGTGCTCTTAGACCACCCTGAGATTGCAGACGCTGCAGTCGTTGGCGTTCCATATGAAGGCGATGAGGTCCCCCGCGCGTATCTCGTCAAGGTCCCTGGATCACAAATCACCGAAAAGCAGATCATTGATTGGATGGAGGCTAGGGTTGCAAAGTATAAGCGTCTTAAGGGCGGTGTCTCTTTCGTAGATATGATCCCTAAGAACCCG TCCGGGAAGATCTTGAGACGAGAACTGAGGGAGAAGGCGAAGGAGGAGTTGGATCCCAATAGAGCGCCATCTTCACGGCTCTAG
- a CDS encoding related to integral membrane protein PTH11 — translation MLDESATSVDPKGLGRVLIVVSIIFLILTGIVVILRCVVRLKYRLFGIDDGLMLIGWILHVTFTAVGMRAIYAGVGTKDKDLNAYLQVDGRKWMWIGQEIYSFSLIPLKASICVTLLRIAVTKTHRRIVWTTLIFTIVTTLYNAIGYVVSISAVVSDWICAVLPIFMLYKSHMRKATKVSVSIILGLAALASLCTIVRLPYLRAFAQPVNYLYNVGNIVLWSTLESGIGIIAGSLPSLRKLVSSRFHFDSSTGSSPTHITPFSGTSRAVITSQSVSAGRRTHRGEVGDNWEQLDDVEGASSQKIYVKVDLEMQSLERPETSRESHGSREDLVHP, via the exons ATGCTTGATGAGAGCGCGACGTCAGTGGACCCCAAGGGTCTAGGGCGTGTCCTGATTGTTGTCTCCATCATTTTCTTGATCCTTACCGGAATAGTTGTTATTCTGCGTTGTGTTGTTCGATTGAAGTATCGTCTCTTTGGTATTGATGATGGTCTGATGCTTATCGGATGG ATACTACATGTTACATTCACTGCTGTTGGTATGCGTGCCATTTACGCAGGCGTGGGAACAAAAGATAAAGACTTGAACGCATACCTGCAAGTCGATGGTCGAAAG TGGATGTGGATCGGTCAAGAAATTTACAGTTTCTCGTTGATACCTCTCAAAGCGTCCATCTGCGTTACTCTCCTACGCATCGCCGTCACCAAAACTCATCGAAGGATCGTCTGGACAACCCTCATCTTTACTATTGTCACCACATTATATAACGCCATCG GCTATGTCGTGTCCATTAGTGCAGTTGTTTCGGATTGGATTTGTGCTGTTTTGCCTATTTTCATGCTCTACAAGTCCCACATGAGGAAAGCCACCAAGGTCTCGGTCAGCATCATCCTTGGTCTGGCTGCATT GGCCTCGCTCTGCACTATTGTTCGTTTACCTTATCTGAGAGCATTCGCACAACCTGTTAATTACTTAT ACAACGTCGGAAACATAGTCCTCTGGTCCACCCTCGAGTCGGGAATTGGAATTATCGCTGGGTCCTTACCGTCACTACGAAAACTCGTCAGCTCTCGTTTCCATTTCGACTCATCAACGGGTAGCTCCCCGACTCACATCACGCCATTTTCTGGAACCAGTAGAGCCGTTATCACTTCGCAATCAGTGTCGGCAGGGCGACGAACTCACAGGGGCGAGGTTGGTGATAATTGGGagcagcttgatgatgttgagggcGCATCCAGTCAGAAGATTTATGTCAAGGTGGACTTGGAGATGCAGTCTTTGGAGAGACCAGAGACATCGAGGGAGTCACATGGGTCCCGCGAAGATTTGGTACATCCATAA